A part of Primulina eburnea isolate SZY01 chromosome 10, ASM2296580v1, whole genome shotgun sequence genomic DNA contains:
- the LOC140803953 gene encoding protein LURP-one-related 12-like: MPARSWKPRAKKIVKNELAMVELGYVYKEEIHLTVRKTSFFFSGDGFNAYDSKGELVFRVDSYGRDAGEAAELVLMDAAGGCILTLRRKRPSLHQRWEGFAGERMEGHDPLFSVRRSSLIGRSAITVEVYSNTGEEYQIEGSFACRSCTVFNAEKEAVAKIRRKVDASTNVVLGKDVFLLSLKPGFGGAFVMALVLVLDQIDGDYAGWDWNYSVHRQ, translated from the exons ATGCCTGCAAGGAGCTGGAAGCCCAGAGCCAAGAAAATCGTGAAGAATGAGCTGGCCATGGTGGAGCTAGGATATGTGTACAAAGAAGAAATCCATCTTACTGTCAGGAAAACTTCGTTTTTCTTCTCTGGAGATGGCTTCAATGCTTATGACTCCAAAGGTGAACTCGTTTTCAGGGTCGATTCATACGGCCGGGATGCTGGGGAGGCTGCTGAACTTGTTCTCATGGATGCCGCAGGCGGATGCATCCTCACTCTCCGCCGCAAG AGGCCGAGTTTGCATCAGAGGTGGGAAGGGTTCGCCGGGGAGAGAATGGAGGGGCATGATCCACTGTTCAGCGTGCGCAGATCCTCGTTAATCGGGCGGTCAGCAATCACCGTCGAGGTGTACAGCAATACAGGCGAGGAGTACCAGATAGAGGGTTCCTTCGCTTGCCGGAGCTGTACCGTTTTTAACGCGGAGAAGGAAGCCGTGGCGAAGATCCGCCGCAAGGTGGATGCCTCCACCAATGTTGTGCTGGGGAAAGACGTTTTCTTGCTTTCTTTGAAGCCGGGCTTCGGCGGCGCGTTCGTAATGGCGCTGGTCTTGGTGCTCGATCAGATCGACGGTGATTACGCCGGATGGGATTGGAATTACAGTGTACACCGCCAATAA